AGCGGCTCCTGCCCGCGCTTCTTGATCTTGCGCGGCTCGACGGCCTCGGGAGTGTAGTCGGCCGGCGCGGCGGCGGCCACGAACGCGGCACAGCCGGCGAAGGGCGCGCGGCAGGCCTCCAGCATCTCCGCGGCGGTGTCCACGCGCACCAGATCCACTCCGGCGGGCGGCTCGAGCGCCGCCGGCCCGCTCACGAGCGTGACTTCCGCGCCGCGCTGCGCCGCGGCGGCGGCCACGGCGTAGCCCATCTTGCCGGAGGAGCGGTTCGTCAGGTAGCGCACCGGGTCGAGGGGCTCGCGCGTGGCGCCGGCCGTCACAAGGAGGCGCAGCCCGCGCAAGTCGCGCTGGCGCAGCAGCAGGTCCGTGGCGAGGCCAACGATCGTGTCGACCTCGGCGAGGCGTCCGATTCCCTCGGCGCCGCAGGCGAGCCGGCCCTGACCGGGCTGCACAAAGCGCACGCCGCGCTCACGCAGCAGGCCGATGTTGGCCCGCGTGGCGGGGTGGCCGAGCATCACCGTGTTCATGGCCGGCGCCGCCAGCACGGGGGCCGTCGCGGCGAGGAGGAGCGTGGTGAGCATGTCGTCGGCGATGCCGTGGGCCATCTTCGCGAGGAGGTTCGCCGTGGCAGGCGCCACCAGGATCAGGTCCACGCTCTGCGCAAGATGGACGTGCGCGATGTGGCGGTCATAGGGCTCGTCGAAGACGCCGGACAGCACGGGGTTTGCGGTGAGCGCCCGGAAGGTGGGCGGCCCCACGAACGCGGCGGCATGGCGCGTGAGCACCACGTGCACGTCGGCGCCGCGCCTCGTCAGCGCGCTGGCGATGTCCGCCGCGCGGTAGGCCGCGATGCTCCCCGCCACGCCCAGCAGGACCCTTTTTCCGCCGAGGTCTCCTTCCACCATCGAGGGGTCTCCTTGCGCGCCAGATGGTGCTCCACTTACTATACCCTCCGCGCCGGGCGCGCCCGCGTGGTGACCCGCCGGCGCGTCCGGCGCCCGGTTGAAGGGGCGGGAGGGATCGTCTATAATGACTCCGCGCGTCGGCGGGGCCTCCCTTGCCGCGCGGACCGCCCGCGCCCGGCGGGCGTCTGGAGAGACCCGGCCCGTGAGACTGAAGATTGGCATCCCCAAGGGGAGCCTGCAAGAAGCCACTTTCGCCCTTTTCCGCAGGGCGGGGTTCGAGTTTCGCATGAGCAGCGGACGCTCGTATCATCCCGCCGTCGACGATCCCGAGGTGGAACCGCTCCT
This genomic interval from Chthonomonadales bacterium contains the following:
- the coaBC gene encoding bifunctional phosphopantothenoylcysteine decarboxylase/phosphopantothenate--cysteine ligase CoaBC, with amino-acid sequence MVEGDLGGKRVLLGVAGSIAAYRAADIASALTRRGADVHVVLTRHAAAFVGPPTFRALTANPVLSGVFDEPYDRHIAHVHLAQSVDLILVAPATANLLAKMAHGIADDMLTTLLLAATAPVLAAPAMNTVMLGHPATRANIGLLRERGVRFVQPGQGRLACGAEGIGRLAEVDTIVGLATDLLLRQRDLRGLRLLVTAGATREPLDPVRYLTNRSSGKMGYAVAAAAAQRGAEVTLVSGPAALEPPAGVDLVRVDTAAEMLEACRAPFAGCAAFVAAAAPADYTPEAVEPRKIKKRGQEPLALRLVPTPDILATLAARKRAQVVVGFAAETENLLANAAEKLVRKGLDLVAANDVTEEGAGFEVDTNRVTLLWPDGRSEALPLLPKRDVAERLLDAVRALVAARPA